One part of the Ranitomeya imitator isolate aRanImi1 chromosome 10, aRanImi1.pri, whole genome shotgun sequence genome encodes these proteins:
- the TARDBP gene encoding TAR DNA-binding protein 43 translates to MEMEYIRVAEDENEEPMEIPSEDDGTVLLSTVTAQFPGACGLRYRNPVNQCMRGVRLVEGILHAPESGWGNLVYVVNYPKDNKRKMDETDASSAVKIKRAVTKTSDLIVLGLPWKTTEQDLKDYFSTYGEVIMVQVKKDAKTGQSKGFGFVRFTEYETQVKVMSQRHMIDGRWCDCKLPNSKQSPDEPMRSRKVFVGRCTEDMSAEELRQFFTQYGEVVDVFIPKPFRAFSFVTFADDQVAQSLCGEDLIIKGVSVHVSTAEPKHNNNNRSPLERGGRFPGPNFGNQGYPNNRPNSGALGNNQPNNMGGGGGGGGGGGGMNFGAFSINPAMMAAAQAALQSSWGMMGMLASQQNQAGPQGQGNQPQGNQPRDQSQGFGSASNSYGSNSGAIGWGSPNAGSGTGFNGGGFSSSMESKSSGWGM, encoded by the exons ATGGAGATGGAATATATCCGTGTGGCGGAGGACGAGAATGAGGAGCCGATGGAAATTCCATCGGAGGATGATGGCACCGTCCTACTGTCCACTGTAACCGCACAGTTTCCCGGCGCCTGCGGCCTCAGATACCGTAATCCAGTGAACCAGTGCATGCGGGGAGTCCGCCTGGTAGAAGGCATCCTACATGCTCCAGAATCTGGATGGGGAAATCTCGTGTATGTCGTGAACTACCCAAAAG ACAACAAAAGGAAGATGGATGAAACTGATGCTTCTTCCGCTGTTAAAATTAAGCGAGCAGTAACAAAAACCTCTGACCTAATTGTGCTCGGCCTACCATGGAAAACAACGGAGCAGGATCTGAAGGACTACTTCAGCACATACGGAGAAGTCATCATGGTCCAG GTTAAAAAAGATGCTAAAACTGGGCAATCTAAAGGCTTCGGCTTTGTAAGGTTCACAGAATATGAAACGCAAGTGAAAGTGATGTCCCAGCGCCACATGATAGACGGAAGATGGTGCGACTGTAAACTACCCAATTCCAAG CAAAGCCCGGATGAGCCAATGCGCAGCCGTAAAGTGTTTGTTGGCCGCTGCACCGAGGATATGAGCGCCGAGGAGCTGCGCCAGTTCTTCACACAGTACGGAGAGGTTGTGGATGTCTTCATCCCAAAGCCGTTTAGAGCATTCTCCTTTGTGACTTTCGCAGATGATCAG GTTGCCCAGTCTCTGTGTGGAGAAGATCTCATTATCAAAGGAGTCAGTGTTCATGTGTCTACAGCGGAGCCTAAACACAATAATAACAATAGAAGCCCTTTGGAGAGGGGTGGCAGATTCCCAGGCCCCAACTTTGGCAATCAGGGGTACCCTAATAACAGGCCAAACAGTGGTGCACTTGGTAACAATCAGCCCAATAAcatgggagggggtggtggtggtggtggcggcggagGCGGCATGAATTTTGGGGCGTTTAGCATTAATCCCGCAATGATGGCGGCTGCTCAGGCAGCTTTACAGAGCAGCTGGGGTATGATGGGCATGCTGGCTAGCCAGCAAAATCAAGCTGGCCCCCAGGGTCAAGGCAATCAACCTCAAGGCAATCAGCCACGGGACCAGTCACAGGGCTTTGGCTCTGCCAGTAACTCCTATGGATCAAACTCTGGGGCTATAGGTTGGGGTTCTCCTAATGCTGGCTCTGGCACAGGCTTCAATGGAGGGGGCTTCAGCTCAAGCATGGAGTCAAAGTCCTCTGGTTGGGGAATGTAG